One region of Hymenobacter sediminicola genomic DNA includes:
- a CDS encoding peptidylprolyl isomerase — MALINTIREKSGWAVGTVAIGMLFFIVGSDLVGGKNRLFNRNENVVGEIAGEKVELADFNNTLEQAKQSFVQQQGRQPDEQTMGYLRDQAWNQTIYRIAFQKEFDKLGLTVSDEELTDMVQGKNIHPSIRQAFTDQQTGQFDRSKIIQYLQGLDKMPPDAQAAWHNFEANLGPERMGQKYNNLLKMSNYVTSAEAKRFDEDQNTRASMRYLFVPYFSISDSAVKVTDDQLQAYLDKNKGRYKVEDGRTIEYVSIPVTASVEDSTTSRQAVDQLAAQFASAPNDSLFVKLNSDQPYSAAFVSPAEMPEKLRQQLPLAVGKVYGPYSENGTTSLYKVTGEKAGAQPAARASHILIKADGTTPEADAAAKAKATDVLNKIKGGADFATMARQFGTDGTVSTGGDLGWFQQGRMVPEFEKAVFGASSAGLLPSLVKTSFGYHIIKITAPKTSQTYQLAAVQKRIAPSEATNEAAYAKAQALKGEVTDLESFRKAVAKDKTLQKQEAKGLGRGDRAVNSLQNAREIVRWAYGTAGKETAVGDVSEVFDMGDQYVIAVLTGQRSKGTADVASLKPELQAAVRNEIKAQQIIEKLKGKTGTLEQIAATYGPQAQVKTAEGVALGSGTIPGLGGEPVAVGKVFGLKAGQKSTPIQGEQGVLIVEPVSVQKPTATTDVATVKKQLMAQRQNRADGLIYEAVKNHADIKDERNKFF, encoded by the coding sequence ATGGCATTAATTAACACGATTCGAGAAAAATCAGGCTGGGCCGTGGGCACCGTGGCCATCGGCATGCTGTTCTTCATCGTGGGCAGCGACCTTGTTGGAGGTAAAAACCGGCTGTTCAACCGCAACGAAAACGTAGTAGGGGAGATTGCCGGCGAGAAAGTAGAGCTAGCGGACTTCAACAATACCTTGGAGCAGGCCAAGCAGTCGTTTGTGCAGCAGCAGGGCCGCCAGCCCGATGAGCAGACAATGGGCTACCTGCGCGACCAAGCCTGGAACCAGACCATCTACCGCATTGCCTTCCAGAAGGAGTTCGACAAGCTGGGTCTGACAGTTTCCGACGAGGAACTGACCGATATGGTGCAGGGAAAGAACATTCACCCCAGCATCCGCCAAGCCTTCACCGACCAGCAAACCGGCCAGTTCGACCGGTCCAAAATCATTCAGTATCTGCAGGGCCTCGACAAAATGCCCCCGGATGCGCAGGCTGCCTGGCACAACTTCGAAGCCAACCTTGGTCCGGAGCGTATGGGCCAGAAGTACAACAACCTGCTCAAGATGAGCAACTACGTTACTTCGGCTGAAGCCAAACGCTTCGATGAGGACCAGAACACGCGCGCGTCGATGCGCTACCTGTTCGTGCCGTACTTCTCCATCTCCGACTCGGCGGTGAAAGTGACGGACGACCAGCTGCAGGCCTACCTCGACAAAAACAAAGGCCGTTACAAAGTTGAAGACGGTCGTACGATTGAGTACGTGAGCATTCCGGTAACAGCTTCGGTAGAAGACAGCACCACTTCCCGCCAGGCTGTAGATCAGCTGGCGGCTCAGTTTGCTTCTGCTCCGAACGATTCTCTGTTCGTGAAGCTCAATTCGGACCAGCCGTATAGCGCCGCTTTCGTTTCGCCGGCTGAAATGCCAGAGAAGCTGCGTCAGCAACTGCCGCTAGCAGTAGGCAAAGTGTATGGCCCGTATTCGGAAAACGGCACTACCAGCCTCTATAAAGTAACCGGTGAGAAAGCCGGCGCGCAGCCAGCCGCTCGCGCCAGCCATATCCTCATCAAAGCCGATGGCACTACGCCGGAAGCCGACGCTGCTGCAAAAGCCAAGGCTACCGACGTTCTGAACAAAATCAAGGGAGGCGCTGATTTCGCTACGATGGCTCGCCAGTTCGGTACAGACGGTACCGTAAGCACCGGCGGCGACCTGGGCTGGTTCCAGCAGGGCCGCATGGTACCAGAGTTTGAAAAGGCAGTGTTTGGAGCTTCTTCGGCTGGTTTGCTGCCTAGCTTGGTGAAGACCTCTTTTGGCTACCACATCATCAAAATCACGGCTCCAAAAACGTCTCAAACCTACCAGCTGGCAGCCGTACAGAAACGCATTGCTCCTTCTGAAGCTACCAACGAAGCAGCTTATGCCAAAGCGCAGGCTCTGAAAGGGGAAGTGACGGATCTAGAGTCATTCCGTAAGGCAGTGGCGAAAGACAAAACGCTGCAGAAGCAGGAAGCCAAGGGCCTCGGCCGCGGCGACCGGGCTGTAAATAGCCTCCAGAATGCCCGCGAAATTGTGCGTTGGGCCTATGGTACTGCCGGCAAGGAAACTGCCGTTGGCGACGTATCGGAAGTATTCGATATGGGCGACCAGTACGTTATTGCCGTCCTGACCGGGCAGCGGAGCAAGGGCACTGCCGACGTAGCCAGCCTGAAGCCTGAACTGCAGGCTGCAGTCCGTAACGAAATCAAGGCTCAGCAAATCATTGAGAAGCTGAAAGGCAAAACCGGTACTCTGGAGCAGATTGCGGCTACCTATGGCCCGCAGGCGCAAGTAAAAACGGCTGAGGGTGTAGCACTCGGTTCGGGTACCATTCCTGGCCTTGGCGGTGAGCCGGTAGCAGTCGGCAAGGTGTTCGGCCTGAAAGCTGGCCAAAAGTCGACGCCTATCCAAGGCGAACAGGGCGTGCTGATTGTAGAGCCCGTTAGCGTGCAGAAGCCCACGGCTACTACGGATGTAGCCACCGTGAAAAAGCAGCTCATGGCCCAGCGCCAGAACCGCGCCGATGGCCTCATCTACGAAGCCGTGAAGAACCACGCCGACATCAAAGACGAGCGGAACAAGTTCTTCTAA
- a CDS encoding pseudouridine synthase: MGKKHNSGNPAGRSGRTDRPSSSTGGSGFYQKFNAPRGGSDRPSSGGDRERPNRSGDAGNRNSSSDRPAFGRGPGDRTGGFGGPKKFGGPNKSGGSFGRSNDSGFGGGFRGRDNDSGGRPYGNRPAEGGRGFERGGPRRDDDRRGSSFGGPRREDDRPVRPFAPKKTWEGQPYRQEGRPAVPRGGAGERNRKFIKSDPNQPETPRDFKPRDTSFDATPRTDGNLGPDREIRPARPFDFRGRPEGFDEQPAPRRERDAESGDRTRGTYGERREGGFGTRSTGERSSFGTRSLNDRPDRKEGGFGASRSFGERDARPARPERPAPTRFGRDASTPNRADKLKRGEVAGQAPDYKNLKHYEDDKNRGNKRRRQEDESGDELRLNRYIANAGVCSRREADSLIAAGEIKVNGEVVTEMGYKVLPTDTVQYGKTNLNREKLVYVLLNKPKDTITTTEDPEGRRTVMDLIKESSKERIFPVGRLDRNTTGLLLFTNDGEVAQKLSHPSHRNKKIYQVELDKPLTEEHLKQIAAGVELEDGKAEVDDVAVVAGNAHFVGVEIHIGRNRIVRRIFEHLGYDVVTLDRVQYAGLTKKDLPRGKWRFLNEKEVIRLKYFM; this comes from the coding sequence ATGGGCAAGAAGCACAACTCCGGCAATCCGGCCGGCCGTAGCGGCCGCACCGACCGACCCTCCAGCAGCACTGGCGGATCGGGTTTCTACCAAAAATTTAACGCGCCACGTGGCGGTAGCGACCGGCCCAGCTCGGGCGGCGACCGTGAGCGGCCAAACCGCTCCGGCGACGCAGGCAACCGAAACAGTTCTTCTGACCGGCCTGCTTTCGGCCGTGGCCCTGGCGACCGTACCGGTGGCTTTGGTGGCCCGAAGAAATTTGGCGGACCCAACAAGTCAGGTGGCAGCTTTGGCCGTAGCAACGACAGTGGCTTTGGTGGTGGCTTCCGTGGCCGCGACAACGATAGTGGTGGCCGTCCTTACGGCAACCGGCCGGCGGAAGGCGGCCGTGGCTTTGAGCGTGGCGGCCCGCGCCGCGACGATGACCGTCGGGGCAGCAGCTTCGGAGGGCCACGCCGCGAGGACGACCGTCCGGTGCGCCCGTTTGCACCCAAAAAGACGTGGGAAGGCCAGCCCTATCGCCAGGAAGGCCGCCCGGCAGTGCCTCGGGGTGGTGCCGGCGAACGGAATCGGAAGTTCATCAAATCGGACCCCAACCAGCCAGAAACGCCGCGCGACTTCAAGCCGCGTGATACGTCTTTCGATGCAACTCCACGAACTGATGGCAACCTGGGACCCGACCGGGAAATCCGGCCTGCCCGCCCCTTCGATTTTCGGGGCCGTCCGGAAGGATTTGATGAGCAGCCAGCCCCCCGTCGTGAGCGGGATGCCGAATCAGGCGACAGAACTCGTGGCACCTACGGCGAGCGGCGTGAAGGAGGCTTCGGCACCCGGAGCACCGGCGAGCGGAGCAGCTTTGGTACGCGTAGCCTGAATGACCGACCCGACCGGAAAGAAGGCGGTTTTGGTGCCAGCCGCAGCTTCGGCGAGCGGGACGCCCGTCCGGCCCGACCCGAGCGCCCAGCGCCGACCCGCTTTGGCCGCGACGCCTCCACACCCAACCGTGCCGACAAGCTGAAGCGCGGTGAAGTAGCTGGCCAAGCTCCCGACTACAAGAACCTCAAGCACTACGAAGACGACAAGAACCGCGGCAATAAGCGTCGTCGGCAGGAGGATGAGAGTGGCGACGAGCTGCGTCTGAACCGCTACATCGCCAACGCGGGTGTTTGCTCCCGCCGCGAGGCCGACTCGCTGATTGCAGCGGGCGAAATCAAGGTGAATGGCGAAGTTGTGACGGAAATGGGCTACAAAGTGCTGCCTACCGACACGGTGCAGTATGGCAAGACCAATCTCAACCGGGAGAAGCTGGTGTACGTGTTGCTAAACAAGCCCAAAGACACCATCACGACGACCGAAGACCCGGAGGGCCGCCGCACGGTAATGGACCTCATTAAGGAATCGTCAAAGGAGCGTATTTTCCCGGTCGGCCGCCTCGACCGTAACACAACGGGCCTGCTGCTCTTCACCAACGACGGGGAGGTGGCACAGAAACTTTCGCATCCTTCGCACCGCAACAAAAAAATCTACCAAGTAGAGCTGGACAAGCCACTCACAGAAGAGCACCTGAAGCAGATTGCGGCCGGTGTAGAGCTGGAAGATGGCAAGGCTGAAGTGGACGACGTAGCTGTGGTAGCAGGCAACGCGCACTTTGTGGGCGTTGAGATTCACATTGGGCGGAACCGTATTGTGCGCCGCATTTTCGAGCATCTAGGCTACGATGTAGTGACGCTTGACCGGGTGCAGTACGCGGGCCTCACGAAAAAAGACCTGCCACGCGGCAAATGGCGCTTCCTGAACGAGAAGGAAGTTATCCGGCTGAAGTATTTCATGTAA
- the lptC gene encoding LPS export ABC transporter periplasmic protein LptC — protein MATARLTVCCRPLLALLLSAGLLAAGCQKKDPAASKKPVVYKGPLLETTNVLTLYSDSARLQIKYQAPLEQQFENGDKLYPKGIDVTFYTKGGTEVLNTLRGNYGRFDKAKNLYFIRGDVRVSNVQKQQSMKTEEMYFDQSKQLIYNDTTQLVRIQTPTEILTGYGLTANQDFSRYTILKPEGVFTIDQATTQPGN, from the coding sequence ATGGCTACTGCTCGTCTGACCGTTTGCTGCCGGCCACTGCTGGCTCTGCTGCTGAGTGCGGGGCTACTGGCTGCTGGTTGCCAGAAAAAAGATCCGGCAGCCAGCAAAAAGCCTGTGGTATACAAGGGGCCCTTGTTGGAAACCACCAACGTACTGACGCTGTACAGCGACTCGGCTCGGCTACAGATTAAGTACCAGGCGCCCCTGGAGCAGCAGTTTGAAAACGGCGACAAGCTGTATCCGAAAGGTATTGACGTGACCTTCTACACGAAAGGCGGCACGGAGGTGCTGAATACGTTGCGCGGCAATTACGGCCGTTTCGATAAGGCCAAAAACCTCTACTTCATTCGGGGGGATGTGCGCGTGAGCAACGTGCAGAAGCAGCAGTCGATGAAGACCGAGGAAATGTACTTCGATCAGTCGAAGCAACTCATCTACAACGACACCACACAGTTGGTACGCATCCAGACGCCCACGGAAATTCTCACGGGCTATGGCCTGACTGCCAACCAGGATTTCTCGCGCTACACCATTCTCAAGCCGGAAGGCGTGTTTACCATCGACCAGGCCACCACGCAGCCCGGAAACTAA
- a CDS encoding DoxX family protein: protein MHHFRYISRYVLAFLFFSAGLLHFLTPAPFVRIVPPYLPAPLLLVYLSGAAEIAGALGLLLPATRRLAAIGLLLLLVAVFPANVYMLQTHGAGVAVPLWALWMRLPLQLLLMGWVWWVR from the coding sequence ATGCATCATTTCCGCTACATCAGCCGCTACGTACTAGCCTTTTTATTCTTCAGTGCCGGCCTTCTTCATTTTCTGACTCCAGCGCCGTTCGTACGCATTGTGCCGCCTTATTTGCCCGCACCGCTACTGCTGGTATACCTGAGTGGCGCGGCCGAAATAGCTGGAGCGCTAGGTCTGCTGCTGCCTGCCACCCGCCGGCTGGCAGCCATAGGATTGTTACTACTGCTTGTGGCAGTGTTTCCGGCCAACGTGTACATGCTGCAAACCCATGGCGCAGGCGTAGCAGTGCCGCTCTGGGCACTATGGATGCGCCTGCCTCTGCAACTGCTCCTGATGGGCTGGGTGTGGTGGGTTCGGTAA
- a CDS encoding type III pantothenate kinase, which translates to MRTFALDIGNTAVKYGCFEGNELVETASGQTLEQVMAAVRRLRPYHAVLASVAAPTERWVTMLQQEVSGTVLEFRPAATPLPISTTYATPHTLGADRLAAAVGAAWLRPGHDTLVVDAGTAIKCDLVEGGHTFRGGSIAPGLAMRFRALHTFTGRLPLVEMPEEVAAPLPLTGDDTISSIRSGVLNGAAAEVNGFIASYREQYPGLAVVLAGGDAAFFQPRLKGLIFGIPELVLIGLHRILAYNVKL; encoded by the coding sequence GTGCGCACGTTTGCTCTCGATATTGGTAACACAGCCGTGAAATACGGTTGCTTCGAGGGAAACGAATTAGTGGAAACAGCTAGCGGCCAGACGCTGGAGCAGGTAATGGCTGCTGTGCGGCGCTTGCGCCCGTACCACGCAGTGCTGGCCTCCGTAGCGGCTCCCACAGAAAGGTGGGTAACTATGCTTCAGCAGGAGGTGAGCGGTACCGTATTGGAGTTTCGACCTGCAGCTACGCCGTTGCCTATTAGCACTACTTACGCCACTCCGCATACACTCGGGGCCGACCGTCTGGCTGCTGCCGTAGGTGCTGCCTGGCTGCGCCCTGGCCACGATACGCTTGTTGTGGATGCGGGCACGGCCATCAAGTGCGACTTGGTAGAAGGAGGACACACGTTTCGAGGCGGCAGTATTGCGCCGGGTCTGGCTATGCGTTTTCGGGCGTTGCACACGTTTACGGGGCGGCTGCCACTCGTGGAAATGCCAGAAGAAGTAGCCGCACCGCTGCCGCTAACCGGCGACGACACCATTTCCTCGATTCGTAGCGGCGTGCTGAACGGCGCGGCTGCGGAAGTCAATGGCTTCATTGCCAGCTACCGGGAGCAATACCCGGGGCTGGCAGTGGTGCTAGCTGGCGGCGACGCGGCTTTTTTCCAACCACGGCTGAAAGGCCTTATCTTTGGCATTCCGGAGCTCGTGCTGATTGGGCTCCACCGTATATTGGCATACAATGTTAAACTCTAA
- a CDS encoding tetratricopeptide repeat protein, producing the protein MSHSMRRFRPVLFSLLLLASLPVQAQQEGGNISLAREYSRKGEHEKAVFLFGKLPTEAQTAPNVLPDYLASLQQLKRYKDAEKLVKKAQRQHSDEAVYGVTLGAVYAAAGDQAAATKQYEKVVSQLNSTQIVPVATEFSRFKLPEWAEKTYLRGRVLAKNDTEYGPQLIQLYTQNGNSERLMAETLRLVQDDEQQLPFVRNMLQNTLQDEKGFEALERELLTNVQKYPERAVYSELLLWLQVQRRDFTGALVQAKALDRRGRTEGSRVMDIAAIAQQNKDYESAISGYEYVLREYRSGSFYATARQRLVQTREAQVRDTYPIDPAKIRGLIGEYQQVLAELGRTPQTASVLRSMAVLHAFQLDEKPEAVKLLQEVIDMPRANLDVVDQAKIDLADIYLLRGEPWEATLLYSQVEKSHKDSPLGYEAKLRNARLSYFAGDFKLAKSHLDILKEATSREIANDAMQLSLLITDNTAMDTSGVALRDYAVVEQQVFQNKLPEALRGLDALLQKYPGHALQDEAWLLKAQLQRRTGDYKSAVTTLEKITANPKYDVLSDDALFLLASIQEENLQDKEQAKTLYNQLLVKYPGSIYVAEARKRFRKLRGDSL; encoded by the coding sequence ATGTCTCATTCTATGCGTCGTTTCCGTCCTGTGCTGTTTTCTCTGCTGCTGCTGGCTTCCTTGCCTGTGCAGGCGCAGCAGGAAGGCGGCAATATTTCGTTGGCCAGAGAGTATTCCCGCAAAGGGGAGCACGAAAAGGCCGTGTTTCTGTTCGGTAAGCTGCCCACTGAGGCCCAGACAGCGCCCAACGTGCTGCCTGATTATCTGGCGTCCTTGCAGCAGCTTAAGCGCTACAAGGATGCCGAGAAGCTGGTCAAGAAAGCGCAGCGCCAGCACTCTGATGAGGCCGTGTATGGTGTCACGCTGGGCGCCGTGTATGCCGCCGCTGGTGACCAGGCTGCCGCAACAAAGCAGTACGAAAAGGTAGTAAGCCAACTCAACTCAACCCAGATAGTACCTGTTGCCACCGAATTCAGCCGCTTCAAGCTGCCGGAGTGGGCCGAGAAGACCTACCTGCGCGGCCGCGTGCTGGCCAAAAATGATACGGAGTATGGCCCGCAACTCATCCAGCTCTACACCCAGAACGGCAACTCGGAGCGCCTGATGGCCGAAACGCTGCGGCTGGTGCAGGACGATGAGCAGCAATTACCGTTTGTGCGCAACATGCTCCAGAACACGCTACAGGACGAAAAAGGCTTTGAGGCACTAGAGCGCGAGCTACTCACCAACGTGCAGAAATATCCTGAGCGGGCTGTGTATAGCGAATTGCTGCTGTGGCTGCAGGTGCAACGCCGCGACTTTACTGGCGCACTGGTGCAGGCCAAGGCCCTCGACCGCCGTGGCCGCACCGAAGGCAGCCGCGTGATGGATATTGCGGCAATTGCCCAGCAGAACAAAGATTACGAAAGCGCCATTAGTGGCTACGAATACGTGTTGCGGGAGTACCGTAGCGGCTCGTTCTACGCCACCGCCCGTCAGCGGCTCGTGCAAACCCGCGAAGCCCAAGTGCGGGATACTTATCCTATTGATCCGGCCAAAATCCGGGGCCTGATAGGGGAGTACCAGCAGGTACTGGCAGAGCTGGGCCGCACTCCACAAACCGCTTCGGTACTGCGTAGCATGGCCGTGCTGCACGCCTTCCAACTCGATGAAAAGCCGGAAGCTGTGAAGCTGCTCCAAGAAGTAATTGACATGCCCCGCGCCAACCTCGACGTAGTAGACCAGGCCAAGATTGACCTGGCCGATATCTACCTGCTACGTGGCGAACCGTGGGAAGCTACGTTGCTGTATTCACAGGTAGAAAAGTCGCACAAAGACTCACCGCTGGGCTACGAGGCCAAGTTGCGCAACGCCCGCCTGAGCTATTTCGCCGGCGACTTCAAGCTGGCCAAAAGCCACCTCGATATTCTCAAGGAAGCCACCAGCCGCGAAATTGCCAACGATGCCATGCAGCTCTCGCTGCTCATCACCGACAATACGGCCATGGATACGTCCGGGGTGGCCCTGCGCGACTATGCCGTAGTGGAGCAGCAGGTATTCCAAAACAAGCTGCCGGAAGCGCTACGCGGCCTCGATGCACTGCTGCAGAAGTATCCTGGCCACGCGCTGCAGGACGAAGCTTGGCTGCTAAAAGCCCAGTTGCAGCGTCGCACCGGCGACTACAAGTCCGCCGTAACTACACTCGAAAAGATTACGGCCAATCCTAAATACGACGTGCTCAGCGACGATGCGCTGTTTTTGCTAGCCAGCATTCAGGAAGAAAACCTGCAGGACAAGGAGCAGGCGAAAACCCTCTACAACCAACTGCTGGTGAAATATCCTGGCAGCATCTACGTGGCCGAAGCTCGCAAACGGTTCCGCAAGCTGCGTGGCGACAGTTTGTAG
- the recJ gene encoding single-stranded-DNA-specific exonuclease RecJ, whose protein sequence is MEKRWIRKPAPDAEKVRHLADALRVKEAIVALLCQREVCTFEEARAYFRPDLSTLPDPLLMRDMDRAVARLREALHAGQKVLVFGDYDVDGTTSVAVAYSFLLPYFGTERIEYYIPDRYKEGYGISEAGIDYAADHNFSLIIALDCGVKSVDKIAYANERGVDFIICDHHLPGAELPAAVAVLDPKRQDCNYPFKELSGCGVGFKLMQAFAEDQGLDEAPLYDLLDLVAVSIAADIVPIMGENRTLAYHGLRLLNDPQRPQRAGLDALRELAGLQKSDLNISSLVFGFAPRINAAGRMGDAKRSVAMLLADSKQEAFDKAAVVDKTNQERRGFDTSITKEALDMIEADTLFADAHTTVLFKQDWHKGVVGIVASRCLDKYYRPTIILTESNGKATGSARSVAGFDVHQAIEECADLLDQFGGHMYAAGLTLPVENVPAFRAKFERIVASRIRPEQMIPPVEIDAELDLNEVTASFHKLLCQMEPFGPGNSNPTFMARGVYAAPNSARVVGNSHLKLALTQDGHHVLDAIGFGLAEHLPQIQQGQPFSVCYTVEINEYRGVKTLQLRLKDIRWE, encoded by the coding sequence ATGGAAAAACGATGGATTCGCAAGCCAGCGCCCGACGCTGAAAAAGTCCGGCACCTGGCCGACGCTCTGCGCGTTAAAGAAGCCATTGTAGCGCTGCTCTGCCAGCGCGAGGTATGCACTTTCGAAGAGGCCCGCGCCTATTTCCGTCCCGACCTGAGCACGCTGCCCGACCCGCTGCTGATGCGCGACATGGACCGCGCTGTGGCCCGCCTGCGGGAGGCCCTGCACGCCGGCCAGAAAGTGCTGGTATTCGGCGACTATGATGTGGATGGTACCACCTCTGTGGCGGTGGCTTATAGCTTCCTGCTGCCCTACTTCGGCACGGAGCGTATCGAATACTACATTCCGGACCGCTACAAGGAAGGCTACGGCATTTCGGAAGCCGGCATCGACTATGCTGCCGACCACAACTTCTCGCTCATCATTGCCCTCGACTGTGGTGTGAAGTCGGTGGATAAGATTGCCTACGCTAACGAGCGGGGCGTCGACTTCATCATCTGTGACCACCACTTGCCGGGCGCCGAATTGCCCGCGGCCGTGGCTGTACTAGACCCCAAGCGCCAAGACTGCAACTATCCGTTCAAGGAGCTTTCCGGCTGCGGGGTAGGCTTCAAGCTGATGCAGGCCTTTGCTGAAGACCAGGGCCTCGACGAAGCGCCGCTCTACGACCTGCTGGACCTGGTGGCGGTGAGTATCGCCGCCGACATCGTGCCCATTATGGGCGAAAACCGCACGCTGGCTTACCACGGCTTGCGCCTGCTCAATGACCCCCAACGTCCCCAGCGCGCCGGCCTCGATGCCCTGCGCGAACTGGCCGGTCTGCAGAAGTCTGACCTCAACATCAGTAGTCTCGTGTTCGGCTTTGCACCCCGTATCAATGCGGCTGGCCGCATGGGCGACGCCAAACGCTCGGTGGCCATGCTGCTGGCCGACAGCAAGCAGGAAGCCTTCGATAAGGCCGCTGTGGTAGATAAAACCAACCAAGAGCGCCGCGGCTTCGATACCAGCATCACGAAAGAGGCGCTGGACATGATTGAGGCCGATACCCTGTTTGCGGATGCCCACACCACCGTGCTCTTCAAGCAGGACTGGCACAAGGGGGTGGTGGGCATCGTGGCCTCGCGCTGCCTCGACAAGTACTACCGCCCCACCATCATTCTCACCGAAAGCAACGGCAAGGCTACCGGCTCAGCCCGCTCCGTGGCCGGTTTCGATGTGCACCAGGCCATTGAGGAGTGCGCCGATTTGCTCGACCAGTTTGGGGGGCACATGTACGCCGCCGGCCTCACGCTACCCGTGGAGAACGTGCCGGCGTTTCGGGCGAAGTTTGAGCGAATCGTTGCCAGCCGCATCCGCCCCGAGCAGATGATTCCGCCCGTGGAAATTGACGCCGAGCTGGACCTGAATGAAGTGACGGCCAGCTTCCACAAGCTGCTGTGCCAGATGGAGCCCTTCGGCCCCGGCAACAGCAACCCCACCTTCATGGCCCGGGGCGTATACGCGGCCCCCAACTCAGCCCGCGTAGTAGGCAACTCTCACCTCAAGCTGGCCCTCACCCAGGATGGCCACCACGTCCTCGACGCCATTGGCTTTGGATTGGCTGAGCATCTGCCCCAAATTCAGCAGGGCCAGCCGTTCAGCGTCTGCTACACCGTCGAAATCAACGAGTACCGCGGCGTGAAAACCCTGCAGCTCCGCCTTAAGGATATCCGCTGGGAGTAG
- a CDS encoding OmpP1/FadL family transporter yields MLNSKYAGLLGLTVLSLAGATRGHGQSLGNSPYSRLGLGDTYFNAGGVRQMGMGGAGIAAPNGVQVNELNPALLFYMNRTTWEATAIGQYKTVSNSVTSQKTGSGKLGYLALAIPLSSRWGAALGLKPFSSVDFESNELTRVNNNPTLAQVLNRYSGEGELSEAYIAQGVRIAKGLSVGVAASYVFGSIDMSTATQVIPDVVTSDNELEKTILLDHIHYSDFKFRGGAHYRGKFAKTLSYNLGATYGFQTKLNGERALTLNRQSAVGSQIGENIILESGEGKATVPALAQFGISIDNNKSWSANIDVAQQQWSKFRAFNERGGTVGVPLDDTWRAAVGGEFAPDPSSVENYFKRVTYRAGLSVAQMPYRPGGQVLYDRAVSWGFSFPVSASALDATTLNLGFAYGQRGNTDVRQLSTGLTERNVKESYIRAQLGISLNNRWFIKRRIE; encoded by the coding sequence ATGTTAAACTCTAAATACGCCGGGCTGCTGGGATTGACGGTGTTGAGCCTCGCGGGCGCTACGCGCGGCCACGGGCAAAGCCTCGGTAACTCTCCTTATTCCCGCCTCGGGCTGGGCGACACCTACTTCAACGCTGGTGGTGTCCGGCAGATGGGAATGGGCGGAGCCGGCATAGCCGCTCCAAACGGGGTGCAGGTGAATGAACTCAACCCTGCGCTGCTCTTCTATATGAACCGTACCACGTGGGAGGCTACGGCAATTGGGCAGTACAAAACGGTAAGCAACAGCGTAACGTCCCAGAAGACTGGTAGTGGCAAGTTGGGGTATTTGGCCCTAGCTATTCCGCTATCCAGCCGCTGGGGTGCTGCTCTGGGCCTCAAACCTTTCAGCTCTGTCGATTTTGAGTCGAATGAGCTGACACGGGTGAACAACAACCCCACCCTGGCGCAGGTACTCAACCGATATAGCGGCGAAGGCGAGCTGTCGGAGGCGTATATCGCGCAGGGCGTCCGGATTGCCAAAGGCCTCTCGGTGGGCGTAGCAGCTTCCTACGTGTTTGGCAGCATCGATATGAGCACGGCCACGCAGGTAATACCGGATGTCGTAACGTCGGACAACGAGCTGGAGAAAACCATTCTGCTCGACCACATACACTACTCCGACTTCAAATTTCGGGGTGGCGCGCACTACCGCGGCAAATTCGCCAAAACGCTCAGCTATAACCTAGGGGCCACGTACGGTTTCCAGACGAAGCTGAACGGAGAACGGGCTCTGACGCTTAACCGCCAGTCGGCAGTCGGCAGCCAGATTGGCGAAAATATCATTCTGGAAAGTGGCGAAGGCAAAGCCACCGTTCCGGCTCTGGCGCAGTTCGGCATCAGCATCGATAACAACAAGAGTTGGTCGGCTAACATTGATGTAGCGCAGCAGCAGTGGTCTAAATTCCGGGCGTTCAATGAGCGTGGCGGCACTGTAGGCGTACCGCTAGACGACACGTGGCGGGCGGCTGTTGGCGGCGAATTTGCCCCCGATCCTAGCTCGGTTGAGAACTACTTCAAGCGCGTGACCTATCGGGCCGGCCTGTCGGTAGCCCAGATGCCTTACCGGCCCGGTGGGCAGGTACTGTATGACCGGGCGGTAAGCTGGGGCTTCTCGTTCCCGGTTTCTGCCTCGGCCCTCGACGCTACCACCCTCAATCTGGGTTTCGCATACGGGCAGCGCGGCAACACCGACGTTCGGCAGTTGAGCACTGGCCTCACGGAACGGAATGTGAAAGAAAGCTACATCCGGGCCCAATTGGGCATCTCCCTTAACAACCGCTGGTTTATCAAGCGCCGCATTGAGTAA